In Lemur catta isolate mLemCat1 chromosome 1, mLemCat1.pri, whole genome shotgun sequence, one DNA window encodes the following:
- the PNMA1 gene encoding paraneoplastic antigen Ma1, with translation MAMTLLEDWCRGMDVNSQRALLVWGIPVNCDEAEIEQTLQAAMPQVPYRVLGRMFWREENAKAALLELTGAVDYAAIPREMPGKGGVWKVVFKPPTSDAEFLERLHLFLAREGWTVQDVARVLGFQNPTPAPGPEIPGEMLNYILDNVIQPLVESIWYKKLTLFSGRDIPGPGEETFDPWLEHTNEVIEEWQVSDVEKRRRLMESLRGPAADVIRILKTNNPAITTAECLKALEQVFGSVESSRDAQVRFLNTYQNPGEKLSAYVIRLEPLLQKVVEKGAIDKDNVNQARLEQVIAGANHSGAIRRQLWLTGAAEGPAPNLFQLLVQIREEEAKEEEEEAEAALLQLGLEGHF, from the coding sequence ATGGCGATGACACTGTTGGAAGACTGGTGCAGGGGGATGGATGTGAACTCCCAGAGAGCTCTGCTGGTCTGGGGGATCCCAGTGAACTGTGACGAGGCTGAGATCGAACAGACCCTCCAGGCTGCAATGCCCCAGGTGCCCTATCGAGTACTCGGGAGAATGTTCTGGAGGGAAGAGAATGCGAAAGCAGCCTTGTTAGAGCTCACTGGCGCTGTCGATTACGCCGCGATCCCCAGGGAGATGCCAGGCAAAGGAGGGGTCTGGAAAGTGGTCTTTAAGCCCCCAACTTCTGATGCTGAATTTTTAGAAAGGTTGCACCTCTTCCTAGCTAGAGAGGGGTGGACCGTGCAAGATGTTGCCCGTGTCCTTGGGTTTCAGAACCCTACTCCGGCCCCAGGCCCAGAGATTCCAGGAGAGATGCTAAACTATATTTTGGATAATGTTATTCAGCCTCTTGTTGAGTCCATATGGTACAAGAAGCTGACCCTGTTCTCAGGGAGGGACATCCCGGGTCCTGGGGAGGAAACCTTTGATCCCTGGCTGGAGCACACTAATGAGGTCATAGAGGAGTGGCAGGTGTCTGATGTGGAAAAGAGGCGGCGGTTGATGGAGAGTCTTAGAGGCCCCGCTGCTGATGTTATTCGCATCCTCAAGACCAACAACCCTGCAATAACCACTGCCGAATGCCTGAAAGCGCTTGAGCAGGTGTTTGGGAGCGTGGAGAGCTCTAGAGATGCGCAGGTCAGATTTCTGAACACTTATCAGAACCCGGGTGAAAAGTTATCTGCCTATGTCATTCGTCTGGAGCCTCTTTTGCAGAAGGTGGTGGAGAAGGGGGCCATTGATAAAGATAACGTGAACCAGGCGCGCCTGGAGCAGGTCATTGCCGGGGCCAACCACAGCGGGGCCATTCGAAGGCAGCTGTGGTTGACTGGAGCTGCGGAAGGGCCGGCCCCAAACCTCTTCCAGTTGCTGGTGCAGATCCGGGAAGAGGaagccaaggaggaggaggaggaggctgaggcggccCTGCTGCAGTTAGGCCTGGAGGGACACTTCTGA
- the DNAL1 gene encoding dynein axonemal light chain 1 has protein sequence MAKATTIKEALARWEEKTGQRPSEAKEIKLYAQIPPIEKMDASLSTLGNCEKLSLSTNCIEKIANLNGLKNLRILSLGRNNIKNLNGLEAVGDTLEELWISYNFIEKLKGIHVMKKLKILYMSNNLVKDWAEFVKLADLPCLEDLVFVGNPLEEKHSAENNWIEEATKRVPKLKKLDGTPVIKEDEEEEN, from the exons gcaaaagcaacaacaatcaaAGAAGCCCTAGCCAGATGG GAAGAGAAAACTGGTCAGAGGCCATCTGAAGccaaagaaataaagctttatgCCCAGATTCCCCCTATAGAGAAGATGGATGCATCATTGTCCACACTTGGTAATTGCGA gaagctttCACTGTCTACAAACTGCATTGAAAAAATTGCCAACCTGAATGGCTTAA AAAACTTGAGGATATTATCTTTAGGAAGAAACAACATAAAGAACTTAAATGGACTG gAAGCAGTAGGGGACACGTTAGAAGAACTGTGGATCTCCTacaattttattgagaaattGAAAGGGATTCAtgtaatgaagaaattgaagattCTCTACATGTCTAATAACCTGGTGAAAGACTGGG CTGAATTTGTGAAGCTGGCAGATCTGCCGTGCCTGGAAGACCTGGTGTTTGTAGGTAATCCCTTGGAAGAGAAACATTCTGCTGAGAACAACTGGATTGAAGAGGCAACCAAGAGAGTGCCCAAACTGAAAAAGCTGGATG gTACTCCAGTAATtaaagaggatgaggaagaagaaaactaa